In one window of Hymenobacter nivis DNA:
- a CDS encoding transposase-like zinc-binding domain-containing protein has translation MVYTQHLCARYGSEHIRRNGTQGGQPKYQCKACGYQARFVPAALAKAAQYAQVEALLTERNSQRSIVRATGVARMTIARLI, from the coding sequence ATGGTTTATACGCAACATTTGTGTGCCCGCTACGGCAGCGAACACATCCGCCGCAACGGCACGCAGGGCGGCCAGCCCAAATACCAGTGCAAAGCGTGCGGGTACCAAGCGCGGTTTGTGCCGGCGGCGCTCGCCAAAGCGGCGCAGTACGCCCAGGTCGAAGCCTTGCTCACCGAACGGAATTCCCAGCGTAGCATCGTGCGCGCCACCGGCGTGGCGCGGATGACCATCGCCAGGCTAATATAG
- a CDS encoding (2Fe-2S) ferredoxin domain-containing protein, translating to MAKDLSTVQRIAFICNGDSCLKKGAADTTTHIRAAIVQAGAKGQLHTVRTQCTDQCLHGPVVFIHPEGTWYQHLTADKAAALVADHLLAGELLAESVLYQG from the coding sequence ATGGCAAAAGACCTTTCCACCGTTCAGCGCATTGCCTTTATCTGCAATGGCGACTCTTGCCTGAAAAAAGGGGCGGCGGATACGACCACGCACATTCGGGCGGCCATTGTGCAGGCAGGGGCCAAGGGCCAGCTGCACACGGTCCGGACCCAGTGCACTGACCAGTGCCTGCACGGCCCGGTGGTCTTCATTCATCCCGAGGGCACTTGGTACCAGCACCTCACGGCCGACAAGGCAGCGGCGTTGGTAGCGGACCATCTACTGGCCGGGGAGCTACTGGCGGAATCGGTTTTGTATCAGGGTTGA
- a CDS encoding NAD-dependent epimerase/dehydratase family protein → MLSQSAHQPISVLGGGWLGLPLAQYLQVHGYEMCVSRTSAAGVSEVSRLGLNAFAIELAAGNALSDSPFWHAPTLLITVPPQPGKPKDEQLAQFERLIERARASGVRQVLYISSTSVYGDNEQLATEDIAPAPTKPGGMVVYQLEQLLQREPAFRTTVLRFGGLIGYDRLPDSAAAIERRRRAIDTPMNVIHRDDCVRIIHEIVRQQAWGEVFNASADAHPTRRAYYAAAARARDFTLPDMGPVQPQPHKVVSSEKLKARLNYQFLFPNPLAIFEQPARDIL, encoded by the coding sequence TTGCTTTCCCAATCAGCCCATCAGCCCATCAGCGTGCTGGGCGGCGGCTGGCTGGGCCTTCCCCTGGCCCAGTACCTGCAAGTGCATGGTTATGAGATGTGCGTTTCCCGCACCAGTGCCGCTGGCGTATCGGAAGTGAGCCGGTTGGGGTTGAACGCTTTTGCCATCGAGCTGGCAGCAGGAAACGCCTTGTCTGACAGCCCTTTCTGGCACGCGCCGACGCTCCTTATTACGGTGCCGCCCCAACCGGGCAAACCCAAGGACGAGCAGCTGGCGCAATTCGAGCGACTCATCGAGCGGGCGCGGGCCAGCGGGGTGCGGCAGGTACTGTACATCAGCTCCACTTCAGTTTACGGTGATAATGAGCAACTTGCTACCGAGGATATTGCGCCGGCACCGACTAAGCCGGGCGGCATGGTGGTGTATCAACTCGAACAGCTACTCCAGCGGGAACCGGCGTTCCGCACCACGGTGCTGCGGTTTGGCGGGTTAATCGGCTACGACCGGCTGCCGGATAGTGCGGCGGCCATCGAGCGCCGCCGCCGGGCCATCGATACGCCCATGAATGTGATTCACCGCGACGACTGCGTGCGCATCATCCACGAAATCGTACGCCAGCAGGCCTGGGGGGAGGTATTTAATGCCAGTGCCGACGCTCATCCCACGCGGCGGGCTTACTACGCCGCGGCGGCCCGAGCCCGGGACTTTACGCTGCCCGATATGGGACCCGTCCAGCCGCAACCCCACAAAGTAGTAAGCTCCGAGAAACTAAAAGCCCGGCTGAATTACCAGTTTCTATTTCCCAACCCGTTAGCCATTTTTGAGCAACCCGCGCGTGACATCCTCTAA
- the cobA gene encoding uroporphyrinogen-III C-methyltransferase, producing MTSSNDTSAPLVSIVGAGPGAADLLTVRALRRLGQADVVLYDNLVSAEVMALCAPDATLIYSGKKYGDHVDPRQRQQEINEAMVAYARQGKRVVRLKSGDPFIFGRAAEEIRYLTAQQVPYEVVPGLTAGLAAASLVHIPVTERNHSNAVLLCTAHTANYDFEQLDALANMLRTGTTLVMYMGLSNMPQVVAKLQAAVGPDAVYVSAISHVSGSQQRLVTALLPDIEAALAQAALPMPVVFIIGKYACSLDEAAAHLHSLS from the coding sequence GTGACATCCTCTAACGATACCTCTGCGCCCCTGGTAAGCATTGTCGGAGCCGGGCCCGGAGCCGCCGACTTGCTCACGGTGCGGGCCCTGCGCCGGTTGGGGCAGGCCGATGTGGTGCTCTACGACAACCTCGTTTCGGCGGAGGTAATGGCCCTGTGTGCCCCTGACGCCACGCTCATTTATTCGGGCAAAAAATACGGCGACCACGTAGACCCCCGGCAGCGGCAGCAGGAAATAAACGAAGCAATGGTGGCGTATGCCCGGCAGGGCAAGCGCGTGGTTCGACTGAAGTCCGGCGACCCCTTCATCTTCGGGCGGGCAGCGGAGGAAATCCGGTATCTGACGGCGCAGCAGGTGCCCTACGAGGTAGTGCCGGGGCTCACGGCGGGCCTGGCGGCGGCCAGCCTGGTGCACATCCCGGTTACCGAGCGCAACCACAGCAACGCGGTGCTGCTGTGCACGGCGCACACGGCCAATTACGATTTTGAGCAGCTCGACGCGCTGGCCAACATGCTGCGCACGGGCACCACCCTGGTGATGTACATGGGCCTGAGCAATATGCCGCAGGTAGTGGCAAAGCTGCAAGCGGCGGTCGGTCCGGACGCGGTCTACGTATCGGCCATCTCACACGTGTCGGGTTCGCAGCAAAGACTGGTGACGGCCCTGCTGCCGGATATTGAGGCGGCGCTGGCCCAGGCCGCCCTGCCCATGCCGGTGGTGTTCATCATCGGTAAGTACGCCTGCTCGCTCGATGAGGCGGCGGCCCACCTTCATTCTTTAAGCTAA
- a CDS encoding sirohydrochlorin chelatase, with protein sequence MATKQGILICGHGSRDKAGTAGFQELVAGLVPRYPDRVIDYGFLEFAHPIYAAAVERMYQQGVRNITAIPAILFAGGHAKNDIPFEMNSLQQQYPDLKITLGRHLGISAPLLQLARQMVEQAEAGLPPVPREECCLLLVGRGTNDPDANSEVAKLTRLIWEGLGFGFATTAYVGVTKPLLADTLPLVESLPYRRVIVLPVFLFTGVLLKRIYSQVEAHQAASAKEYVCTTSFGSDELLLRAVDERINEVEFGSPNMNCQLCKYRIQMIGFEDEVGKEQTGHHLNVKGILFEEEQKIGAKKGLLPQLKNLLGI encoded by the coding sequence ATGGCAACCAAACAAGGCATTCTGATTTGTGGGCACGGCAGCCGGGATAAAGCAGGTACCGCGGGCTTTCAGGAGCTGGTGGCCGGCCTCGTGCCGCGCTACCCCGACCGGGTCATCGACTACGGCTTTTTGGAGTTTGCCCACCCCATTTACGCCGCCGCCGTCGAGCGGATGTACCAGCAGGGCGTGCGCAACATCACGGCCATCCCGGCTATTCTATTCGCCGGCGGCCACGCCAAGAACGACATTCCGTTCGAGATGAACTCGCTGCAACAGCAGTACCCGGACCTGAAAATCACGCTGGGCCGGCACCTGGGCATCTCGGCCCCGCTCCTGCAGCTAGCCCGCCAGATGGTGGAGCAGGCCGAGGCCGGCCTCCCGCCCGTGCCCCGCGAAGAGTGCTGCCTGCTGCTGGTGGGCCGCGGCACCAACGACCCCGACGCCAACTCGGAAGTCGCCAAGCTCACGCGCCTCATCTGGGAGGGCCTGGGCTTCGGCTTCGCTACCACCGCCTACGTGGGCGTGACCAAACCGCTGCTGGCCGACACGCTGCCGCTGGTCGAGAGCTTGCCCTACCGGCGGGTGATAGTGCTCCCGGTGTTCCTCTTCACCGGCGTGCTGCTCAAGCGAATCTATAGCCAGGTGGAGGCGCACCAGGCCGCCTCAGCCAAGGAATATGTCTGCACCACTTCCTTTGGCAGCGACGAATTGCTGCTGCGAGCCGTGGACGAGCGCATCAACGAGGTGGAGTTTGGCAGCCCCAACATGAACTGCCAGCTCTGCAAGTACCGCATTCAAATGATTGGTTTTGAAGACGAAGTAGGCAAAGAGCAAACCGGCCACCACCTCAATGTGAAGGGTATTCTCTTCGAGGAAGAGCAGAAAATAGGGGCTAAAAAAGGGCTGCTGCCGCAACTCAAAAACCTGCTCGGCATCTAG
- the cobI gene encoding precorrin-2 C(20)-methyltransferase: protein MAPTPAPTGKIYGVSLGPGDPELITVKGLRALQRADLIYYPGSVQADGQHSSYSRTILDQLDLDEAKLCGMFLPMANDRAAALHIYEQAFYQLKADYEAGRTVAFVSEGDSTFYSTFAYLLAHLHAHQLPVEIIAGVPSFLLATAAHQVPLAVLREKIAIIPLLTSAAALEGYLREFETVVLIKVRGALDYVRPAVAANYATVYYAEWLGTPNQYLTTDLAALMGREVPYFSLLVLKSLLCN, encoded by the coding sequence ATGGCTCCTACCCCAGCCCCCACGGGCAAAATCTACGGCGTGTCGCTGGGCCCCGGCGACCCCGAGCTGATTACGGTAAAGGGCCTGCGCGCCTTGCAGCGCGCCGACCTTATTTATTACCCCGGTTCGGTGCAGGCCGACGGGCAGCACAGCAGCTACTCGCGCACCATCCTGGACCAGCTGGACCTGGACGAGGCCAAATTGTGCGGCATGTTTTTGCCGATGGCGAACGACCGGGCGGCGGCGCTGCACATTTATGAGCAAGCCTTTTACCAGCTAAAGGCCGACTACGAAGCCGGCCGCACGGTGGCGTTTGTGAGTGAGGGCGACAGCACCTTTTACAGCACTTTCGCCTACCTGCTGGCCCACCTGCACGCCCACCAGCTGCCGGTCGAAATCATTGCCGGCGTACCGTCCTTTTTACTGGCCACGGCCGCGCACCAGGTGCCGTTGGCGGTATTGCGCGAGAAAATAGCCATTATCCCACTGCTGACCAGCGCCGCCGCCCTCGAAGGCTACCTGCGCGAGTTTGAAACGGTGGTCCTTATCAAGGTGCGGGGGGCCCTGGACTACGTGCGCCCGGCGGTGGCGGCGAACTACGCTACCGTCTACTACGCCGAGTGGCTGGGCACGCCCAACCAGTACCTGACCACCGACCTGGCGGCCCTGATGGGGCGCGAGGTACCGTATTTTTCCTTACTTGTTTTGAAGAGCTTGCTATGCAATTAA
- the cobJ gene encoding precorrin-3B C(17)-methyltransferase, producing the protein MQLSVIGIGPGSDAYLVPAARLALADADIVIGYHYYFQFISHLLKPGCVCLGRDLSEEEARAELAVNNCRPGTHVAVISSGDAGIYAMASLVYEYAARQQRTDIQLQTLPGISAFQAAAARLGAPIGHDFCCLSLSDLMTPWTTIEKRITAAAIGDFVTSLYNPRSQKRNWQLSRLRSIFLEHRAPTTPVAIVRQVTRPEETIHLTTLAELDVALVDMFCLVLIGNSQTYRFGEFLVTPRGYLARKPVTGPEIQDESFQQIRAELQRPDLSSADQWAAIRCIHSTADFEYEQLYYAQNQPLEYWHDYLTGGGVVITDVTMVQAGITKAYREQYGVEVLCYLNDERVAALAEQEGITRSQAGMRLAIAQHPNALFVVGNAPTALFELADQCQAGHCRPAGIIAAPVGFVNVVEAKLKIKTLSGLPLVIIEGRKGGSSVAASIVNAAFTLPQSLAPTRN; encoded by the coding sequence ATGCAATTAAGCGTTATTGGTATTGGCCCCGGCTCGGATGCGTACCTGGTGCCAGCGGCCCGGCTTGCGCTGGCCGACGCCGACATTGTGATTGGGTATCACTATTATTTTCAATTCATTAGCCACCTGCTCAAGCCCGGTTGCGTGTGCCTGGGTCGCGACCTATCGGAGGAAGAGGCCCGCGCCGAGCTGGCCGTGAATAACTGCCGGCCGGGCACCCACGTAGCCGTTATCAGCTCCGGCGACGCGGGTATATATGCCATGGCCTCGCTGGTGTATGAGTACGCGGCCCGCCAGCAGCGCACCGATATTCAGCTGCAAACCCTGCCCGGCATCAGTGCTTTTCAGGCGGCGGCGGCCCGGCTGGGCGCGCCCATCGGCCACGATTTTTGCTGCTTGTCGCTCTCCGATTTGATGACGCCCTGGACCACCATCGAGAAGCGCATCACGGCCGCCGCCATCGGCGATTTCGTCACTTCGCTCTACAACCCGCGCAGCCAGAAACGTAACTGGCAGTTGAGCCGGCTGCGCAGTATTTTCCTCGAACACCGCGCCCCCACGACGCCGGTAGCCATCGTGCGGCAGGTCACGCGCCCCGAAGAAACGATTCACCTGACCACCCTAGCAGAGTTGGATGTAGCGCTGGTCGATATGTTCTGCCTGGTGCTGATTGGCAACTCGCAGACCTATCGCTTCGGCGAATTTCTGGTGACGCCCCGCGGGTATCTGGCGCGCAAGCCCGTCACCGGCCCCGAGATTCAGGACGAGAGCTTCCAGCAAATCCGGGCGGAGTTGCAGCGCCCCGACCTTTCCAGCGCCGACCAGTGGGCGGCTATCCGCTGCATTCACAGCACCGCCGATTTTGAGTATGAGCAGCTGTATTACGCCCAAAATCAACCGCTGGAATACTGGCACGACTACCTGACGGGCGGGGGCGTGGTCATTACCGACGTGACCATGGTGCAGGCCGGGATTACCAAAGCCTACCGCGAGCAGTACGGGGTGGAAGTATTATGCTACCTCAACGATGAGCGCGTGGCCGCACTGGCCGAGCAGGAAGGTATCACCCGCAGCCAGGCGGGCATGCGGCTAGCCATTGCGCAGCATCCTAATGCCTTGTTTGTGGTGGGCAACGCACCCACGGCCTTGTTTGAGCTGGCCGACCAATGCCAGGCGGGCCATTGCCGGCCGGCGGGCATTATTGCCGCGCCGGTGGGCTTCGTGAATGTGGTGGAAGCGAAGCTCAAAATCAAGACGCTCAGCGGCCTGCCATTGGTCATAATTGAAGGCCGCAAGGGCGGGAGCAGCGTGGCCGCCAGCATTGTCAACGCCGCCTTTACCCTCCCTCAGTCCCTGGCCCCCACGCGGAACTGA
- the cbiE gene encoding precorrin-6y C5,15-methyltransferase (decarboxylating) subunit CbiE, translating into MGQYTVVGLPNQPLVALPPDIGRLVAAHAVFSGGRRHYELVKSVLPNPHTWISIGGDMAALFARYRSAGVPILIFASGDPLFFGIVRTIQTHDAGATVAVYPAFNSVQRLCAKIGQPYEQVRNTSVHGRSWQNLDEALLRYEPLIAVLTDAVRTPAAIARRLLDYRFGHYEMVVGEDLDGPHERVGCYSPGQAAQQEFLPLNCVLLRQIAAPNRSWGLDDAAFVGLPGRPGMLTKKAIRLLSLAQLELAGKRVFWDVGFCTGSVAIEARRLFPQLEVVAFEQRPECAAIMDTNMRQLSAPGIVVVMGDFFGQELAALPPPMPYLSAATGAGCPSCWRYSTRCSPPVAPWCSTPYCPKATTNFLPTPTRWAGYCPPRPNACSSTNTTPSGY; encoded by the coding sequence ATGGGACAGTACACCGTGGTGGGCCTGCCCAACCAGCCGCTCGTCGCATTGCCGCCCGATATTGGCCGGCTGGTAGCGGCGCACGCGGTGTTTTCGGGTGGGCGGCGGCATTACGAACTGGTTAAGAGCGTATTGCCCAATCCGCACACCTGGATTAGCATCGGCGGCGACATGGCGGCCCTGTTTGCCCGGTACCGGTCGGCCGGCGTCCCCATTCTGATTTTTGCCAGCGGCGACCCACTATTTTTTGGCATTGTGCGCACCATTCAGACGCACGACGCGGGAGCCACCGTGGCCGTATACCCGGCCTTCAACAGCGTGCAGCGGCTGTGCGCTAAAATTGGCCAGCCCTACGAGCAGGTCCGTAATACCTCGGTGCATGGCCGCAGCTGGCAGAACCTCGACGAAGCCCTGCTGCGCTACGAGCCACTTATTGCCGTGCTCACCGATGCCGTGCGCACGCCGGCCGCCATTGCCCGGCGGCTGCTGGACTACCGCTTCGGCCACTACGAAATGGTGGTGGGCGAGGACCTCGACGGCCCGCACGAACGGGTGGGCTGCTACTCGCCTGGGCAGGCTGCCCAGCAGGAGTTTCTGCCGCTCAACTGCGTGCTACTGCGCCAAATTGCCGCGCCAAACCGCAGCTGGGGCCTCGATGATGCCGCCTTTGTGGGGCTGCCGGGCCGGCCGGGCATGCTAACCAAAAAGGCCATTCGCCTGCTCAGCCTCGCCCAGCTGGAGCTGGCTGGCAAGCGCGTATTCTGGGATGTGGGCTTTTGCACGGGTTCAGTGGCTATTGAGGCGCGCCGGTTGTTTCCCCAATTGGAGGTGGTGGCGTTCGAGCAGCGGCCCGAATGCGCGGCCATTATGGACACGAATATGCGGCAGCTGTCGGCCCCTGGCATTGTGGTGGTAATGGGTGATTTCTTCGGCCAGGAGCTGGCGGCCCTGCCCCCCCCGATGCCGTATTTATCGGCGGCCACGGGGGCCGGTTGCCCGAGCTGCTGGCGCTACTCGACACGCTGCTCGCCCCCGGTGGCACCGTGGTGCTCAACGCCGTACTGCCCCAAAGCCACGACCAATTTCTTGCCCACGCCCACGCGTTGGGCTGGCTACTGCCCGCCTCGCCCCAACGCGTGCAGCTCGACCAATACAACCCCATCTGGGTACTAA
- the cobM gene encoding precorrin-4 C(11)-methyltransferase: MKNKPTAILASTDRAVLLAEHLRRELEGSIVFSTRPGGAATVQPITSIADFLAASFADYEAFIFIGALGICVRSIAPYVQDKATDPAIINLDDHGQFVQPVVGGHLGGANDLARRLARVLGAQAIITTASDLQNIWALDTLAAQFGWRAAPSRPLNQLISLFVNNVKTALLLDVQDEGTRWLEKTRPPFVDVFYNQDEIDWSQYQLLLAVTYRPLVVPVPVLEFFAPVLHLGMGCSRGIEADLLEASVRAQLSEHQLAIQSVKSLGSIDIKHDEVAFLALAERWGVPLLTYPAEALNAQTIPNPSEVVLSKLGVPSVSEAAAQVASANDRLLLEKQKTTVASGKKYTLAVALDAAAERRGVVAIVGAGPGDASLISVKGKELLETADLILYAGSLVPERLTHYAKPGAVVRNSAGMTLEEQLHLMSAHYQRGHLIVRLQSGDPSIYGAIQEQMSEFDERGMAYFIVPGISAFQAAAASLNSEFTIPEVVQTIILTRGAGNTPLPPHEDLAEMAKQRATMCIFLSANIAKRVQEQLLQHYPADTPVAILYRVTWDDEEIYTGQLTDLAALIRQHKLTRTVLIVVGVAIGARKNRSHLYNPDWKHIFRTGKPPKSKKPQKRADDAPLS, translated from the coding sequence ATGAAAAATAAGCCCACCGCAATCCTGGCCAGCACCGACCGCGCCGTGCTCCTGGCCGAGCACCTTCGCCGGGAACTGGAAGGCAGCATTGTGTTTTCGACCCGCCCCGGCGGTGCGGCCACCGTGCAGCCCATCACGTCCATTGCCGATTTTTTAGCAGCCTCGTTTGCTGATTACGAAGCTTTTATCTTTATTGGGGCGTTGGGCATCTGTGTGCGCAGCATTGCGCCCTACGTGCAGGACAAAGCTACCGACCCTGCCATTATCAACCTCGACGACCACGGGCAGTTCGTGCAGCCGGTAGTGGGCGGGCACCTGGGCGGGGCCAACGACCTGGCCCGCCGCCTGGCGCGGGTACTCGGGGCGCAGGCCATTATCACGACCGCCAGCGACCTGCAAAATATCTGGGCCCTGGATACGCTGGCGGCACAGTTTGGCTGGCGGGCCGCGCCCAGCCGCCCGCTCAATCAGCTCATTTCGCTTTTTGTAAACAACGTAAAAACCGCCCTGCTGCTCGACGTGCAGGATGAAGGCACCCGCTGGCTCGAAAAAACCCGCCCGCCCTTTGTGGACGTATTTTACAACCAGGACGAGATTGACTGGAGCCAGTACCAGCTACTGCTGGCCGTGACATACCGCCCGCTGGTAGTGCCGGTGCCGGTGCTCGAGTTCTTCGCGCCCGTGCTACACCTGGGTATGGGCTGCTCGCGGGGCATTGAGGCCGATTTGCTCGAAGCCTCGGTACGGGCGCAATTATCTGAGCATCAACTAGCCATACAATCAGTAAAGTCCCTTGGCTCCATCGACATCAAGCACGATGAGGTGGCCTTCCTGGCGTTGGCCGAGCGCTGGGGTGTACCCCTGCTCACGTACCCGGCTGAGGCGCTGAATGCGCAAACCATACCCAATCCTTCGGAAGTGGTGCTCAGCAAGCTTGGCGTGCCCAGCGTGAGCGAGGCGGCCGCGCAGGTGGCGAGCGCCAACGACCGGCTGCTGCTGGAAAAGCAGAAAACCACCGTCGCTTCGGGCAAAAAGTATACCCTGGCCGTGGCCCTCGACGCGGCGGCCGAGCGGCGCGGGGTCGTGGCCATCGTGGGGGCGGGCCCCGGCGATGCCAGCCTCATCAGCGTGAAGGGCAAGGAGCTGCTCGAAACGGCCGACCTTATTCTGTATGCCGGCAGCCTGGTGCCCGAGCGCCTCACGCACTACGCCAAGCCCGGCGCGGTGGTGCGCAACTCGGCCGGCATGACGCTGGAAGAACAACTGCACCTGATGAGCGCGCACTACCAGCGCGGCCACCTCATCGTGCGGCTGCAGTCGGGCGACCCCTCCATTTACGGCGCCATTCAGGAGCAGATGTCGGAATTTGACGAGCGCGGCATGGCCTACTTCATCGTGCCCGGCATCTCGGCGTTTCAGGCCGCTGCGGCTAGCCTGAACTCGGAATTTACCATCCCGGAAGTGGTGCAAACCATCATTCTGACGCGGGGGGCAGGCAATACGCCCCTCCCTCCCCACGAGGACCTGGCCGAGATGGCTAAGCAGCGCGCCACCATGTGTATCTTCCTGAGTGCCAACATCGCCAAGCGCGTGCAGGAGCAGCTGTTGCAGCATTACCCCGCCGATACGCCGGTAGCCATTCTGTACCGCGTGACCTGGGACGACGAGGAAATCTACACCGGCCAACTTACCGATTTGGCCGCTCTCATTCGCCAGCACAAGCTCACGCGCACGGTGCTTATCGTGGTGGGCGTGGCCATTGGGGCGCGCAAAAACCGCTCGCACCTTTACAACCCCGACTGGAAGCATATTTTCCGCACCGGTAAGCCACCGAAAAGTAAGAAACCCCAGAAGCGGGCCGACGATGCCCCGCTGAGCTGA
- a CDS encoding precorrin-6A/cobalt-precorrin-6A reductase — MLVFGGTTEGKQVAAWLGNTDYTFWYSTKTPVEISLPANGRYRWGALTGAALVAFCQLHQVGCIVHASHPFAEQLHATVAEASRQLRLPVLRFERQYPERLVHPLVHYAADYEEIIDQLLAAGHAPALALSGVQTIGPLRRYWQQRPLFCRVLPREASVALARQAGFPLANLITGWPGAELAEEVALIQRTGAQAVITKESGESGFLSVKIAAALYAGVPIFIVRRPALPAGFRPITRADELLAHLSSNLHGPSPDS; from the coding sequence GTGCTGGTTTTCGGGGGTACTACAGAAGGCAAGCAGGTAGCTGCTTGGTTAGGCAACACGGATTATACCTTCTGGTACTCCACTAAAACACCGGTGGAAATAAGCTTGCCCGCTAACGGCCGCTACCGGTGGGGGGCGCTCACGGGAGCCGCTTTGGTTGCGTTTTGCCAGCTGCACCAGGTCGGCTGCATCGTACACGCCAGCCACCCGTTTGCCGAGCAGCTGCACGCCACTGTGGCCGAAGCCAGCCGGCAACTACGTTTGCCCGTGCTACGGTTCGAGCGTCAGTACCCCGAGCGGCTAGTTCATCCTTTGGTACACTATGCGGCTGATTATGAAGAAATAATCGACCAGCTATTGGCGGCGGGCCACGCTCCTGCGTTGGCTTTGAGTGGCGTCCAAACCATCGGGCCGCTCCGGCGGTACTGGCAGCAGCGGCCCCTGTTTTGCCGGGTACTGCCCCGCGAGGCATCGGTGGCCCTGGCCCGGCAGGCGGGCTTCCCGCTGGCCAACCTGATTACCGGGTGGCCCGGCGCGGAGCTGGCCGAGGAGGTAGCCCTCATCCAACGAACCGGCGCGCAAGCTGTTATCACCAAAGAAAGCGGCGAGAGCGGCTTCCTCTCGGTGAAGATAGCGGCGGCCCTGTACGCCGGAGTACCTATTTTTATCGTGCGGCGGCCGGCTTTACCGGCCGGTTTCCGCCCTATCACGCGAGCAGACGAGCTGCTGGCGCACTTATCCTCCAACCTGCATGGCCCTTCGCCCGATTCCTGA
- a CDS encoding cobalt-precorrin-5B (C(1))-methyltransferase: MALRPIPDGPLRSGYTTGACATACTKAALLALLGQQDVREVSITLPAGPEVAFVLTQCTYNRHEAWCATLKDAGDDPDVTHGAEISCTVTLNNTGEIDFLPGPGVGIVTLPGLAVPVGEPAINPVPRQMMRAVVAEVLARFGLASGVSIRVAVAGGEALAKKTLNGRLGIVGGISILGTTGIVKPFSAEAYIASIVQGIDVALANGLTEVVINSGGRSEKLLRRLFEHLPAVSFIQYGNWIGETLEKITASPLATFTMGIMLGKAVKLAQGALNTHSNQSSWDRDWVVGLARTAGYPAERCTAIGQLTMAGNLTEVFPFAPAEAFYAELARRCHAVVGTVTGARPCRLVLMDAGENYLVYEFGFDGAADSQRSFFNPISYDSPSPA; the protein is encoded by the coding sequence ATGGCCCTTCGCCCGATTCCTGATGGCCCTCTGCGCTCGGGCTACACCACCGGCGCCTGCGCCACGGCCTGCACCAAGGCCGCCTTGCTGGCGCTGCTCGGGCAGCAGGACGTGCGGGAAGTCAGTATCACGCTGCCAGCAGGCCCGGAAGTGGCTTTTGTTCTCACCCAATGCACCTACAACCGGCACGAAGCCTGGTGTGCCACGCTGAAAGATGCCGGTGATGACCCCGATGTGACGCACGGAGCCGAAATCAGCTGCACGGTAACCCTCAATAATACGGGCGAAATCGACTTTTTGCCCGGCCCGGGCGTGGGCATCGTCACGTTACCAGGGCTGGCCGTACCGGTGGGCGAGCCGGCCATCAACCCCGTACCCCGCCAGATGATGCGCGCGGTAGTAGCCGAGGTGCTGGCTCGATTTGGGCTAGCGAGCGGGGTATCCATTCGGGTGGCGGTAGCGGGCGGCGAGGCGCTGGCCAAAAAAACGCTCAATGGCCGCCTGGGCATCGTGGGGGGCATCTCCATCCTGGGCACCACGGGCATCGTCAAACCGTTTTCGGCCGAGGCCTACATTGCCAGCATCGTGCAGGGCATCGACGTGGCGCTGGCCAATGGCCTCACGGAAGTCGTCATCAACTCGGGCGGGCGGAGCGAAAAGCTACTGCGCCGCTTATTTGAGCATCTGCCCGCAGTAAGCTTCATCCAGTACGGCAACTGGATTGGGGAAACGCTGGAAAAGATAACCGCCTCGCCATTAGCTACTTTCACCATGGGCATCATGCTGGGCAAAGCTGTGAAGCTGGCCCAGGGCGCCCTCAATACCCACAGCAACCAGTCGAGCTGGGACCGGGACTGGGTGGTTGGGCTGGCCCGCACGGCCGGCTACCCCGCCGAGCGCTGCACGGCCATTGGCCAGCTCACCATGGCCGGCAACCTCACCGAGGTATTTCCCTTCGCCCCCGCTGAGGCATTTTACGCCGAGCTGGCCCGGCGCTGCCACGCGGTGGTAGGCACCGTCACGGGCGCGCGGCCCTGCCGGCTGGTGCTTATGGATGCCGGCGAAAACTACCTGGTGTACGAGTTTGGCTTCGATGGCGCGGCTGATTCCCAACGCTCTTTCTTCAACCCAATTAGCTACGATAGCCCCTCCCCCGCTTGA